TTCTCTCGCATAAACTATCAGGAATATTTGTGTTGAGGTAACAAACATTGACCCACTTCAGATTTCAGACGAGCttccctcctgcaggacagaagAGTTCCATTCTCTATCTCTAAACACGTCTCTGCCTCTTAAACGTTGTCTCTGCCTCACGTCTTGACTTTAAACCGATAAACAACCTTTTTCTAAGTAAACCACTTAGATAGTTGTCCCCACTCACCACAAATACTGTTGCAGCCGTGCAACATCCGTCAATAACATgaattttgtcatttaaaattaCACAGCAAACAAGAAACTATGCTGCCTGTGGATAATTTTAATCTGCCACGAGAAAGTTCCCTTCCTCAAACACAGTCTTACACCCAGAAatgaacattttacaaaaacCTTACATCTTAAATCATCATATAATAATTTTATAGAATAATTAAACCTGCCAGTTTCTAAATGGTATTGTTCCAGGATAGATCTAAATTGTATGTcgttattattgtattatttccataaaaacaaaatcaaaagacCGAAACTTGCTTCAACCAACAGTTTAAACAGACACAAAGGATTTAAAGGTCTTTTGTGTATATGAAATAGATGCAGATTTAGCCCAGTGCTCCTGCTCCACCTTATTTTCACTAGAGAATCCTTCACACTGCTTATGAATTGTTGCTCCACCATAACCAGTCCTGGCTCTGTTGTACCTCCAGTTGGACTCAAACTAAACTCTGTTAATTTGCCGACAGTAAACAAGTCACAGTAATAACTCACTCTTTGGCTGATGCGTCGCTGGTGGCGGTTCAAGGGAGCGCTGGGAGCCGGAGACGGAGTGGGAGGACGAGTGCAGCTCCTCCATGGAGGACTCGGGGCTGTCTGACACAGGCGCCAAAGAGATCTGAGTGTCCAGGTCCAggaagggggagaaggagagccGGGCCGGGTCGATGTCCTGGAGCTGATTGATGATGTCGCTGATGGACTCCTTCATGCTGTCGAGCTCCTTCACGTTCTGCCGGTTGGTGTCCTGAGGCCCTGAGGTGCTCATAGTCACTCAGCCTGGTGGTcgcagggagagaggagaatcAGAGCTACAGTCACCTAACCAGGGAAATGTGGCCAGTGACATGAACACAGGGATCATACACGTGTCAGGAGCCCCTTTCTGTAAAACCCCCATGTGGTTTAAATAAATAGAGCCAATTACTACAGCCACTGGTGGCACAGAGAGATGCCACATCACCAAAGGTCCTGACAAAACTTCTAAGGCCATTCATTAAGAATACTGGTAAAGTACCACATTATTCTAATCCTGATTTCATGGAGCAACAAGTGGAAGTCTCTAGAAGTGGcagatatatgtttttattttttacaaattgccatctctctctctcctttattcCCATTTTCTTCCAACCTCTTTTACGACAAATATGGCTTTCCGACATTGAGTTACATTTTCATGAAGGTGAAAAAGCCGATTAATGAGTTGATGTCAGCGCCTATACAATAATCCTCAATGACAGGTTGTCAAAGTtaagtatttttgtttttttttgacttttctaaaatctacacatttatttttaccctCTGTCAAACAAACTGCTTCAGAGCTGCTGGTGGGTTTTTCAGTGACACAAGACAGACCCAGGCTACCTGGTcccctctgtttccagtctgtatgctatgctaagctaagcccccccccccccccaaaaaaagcattttaaattCCTCCCCCAGAAAGCACATGGACTTTTACCTTGACTGGTTTGGTACAAAGGCTGCAGGAGAATGCGTAACTTGGTCCTAAATGAGCCAGAACCCGCACGAATCTGTGCGTAAAAGTCCTTCTGTGTCTGCTCTTACATCCTGTGGccactcagcagcagctcccttGTTTAACTGCACAGACCCCTGAGGTTTTGAGTTTGGCTCCATTAAATGCACAAGTTAAAGTTTCAGTGCAATGAGATGCATTAGTTGTATAAATGAACTTACTTTGTTCGGGGCTGCAGAGTATTTGGTGCCTTTACTCCTCTggcagtagaaaaaaaaaacctacacTCCGTCCGTCTGTGCCTTTCTGCCCTCCCCCTCCGTTTGCTTTTTGTCTTCCAGGATCCTGAACTTCTGAATCAAATTTCAGGACGGACAGAATACGAGGCTTTTCCTCCGCCCAcacaggagtttttttttttttctttcttcctgggTACCATGTCAAACACCATATGGAGCAAATAAAAccaggggagcaggaggaggagcagggggagcagcagcagcaggaggaggaggaggagggggaggctcGTGCTGCAGTTTACCTTCACTTCAACAGGAACAATCACATCAGCAGCACGACTTGGTCCAAACACGACAGTAAACATTTACACTGAAGATGAGCCAAGGTCCTCTAAGGTTCTTCCTCGCTCtgctttattattataacatcaTTCATTGATAACAACTCACTGCTTGGTACAGACTCAGTGATATATAACTGTACTGTAGGATTAACAATAAACAGTAATCTTATATacttaaaaaaagcttttatatcATACACTTTAAATAATTGCATACTTGTTTAACATATATATGAAgctcaaacaacaaacacttgaAACTGGACGATTTAATCTTCTTTATTGTGAAAGGTTGCTGGTTTGcttcttttaaatcattgtaaaatgaatatCTGGTCTATTGATCAACAGAAATTATTTCCACCTAGCAGACTTCCCCTTTGCGATTTTACCCACTATTATAACTATTTATAAACTGGAATCAAATATCTGTTCCGAAGACAAAATCTGTTATTTCACTTAACTTTTTTAGAAAGTTTCCTGGAAGGAAACAGCTTGATATAAATTATAAGGAAAATAGAGACAAAACTCTGATACTGTTGATTCGTTGGGTCAATTAGTTGTGCTGAGTTTATTAATGATTTCCGTGGAGAAAATAGCTCCACTGCAACATTGGTTAATATAAGTTACTCGTCCATTTGTTATCAACTTTATCCATCCAGCCTGAGTCACTGGTTTGTGGACACCATTCAAAAGTCGGGTCCACCAGTTAAAGTCTCACTGTTATTCCAACTTATCACAATAAGAGGAAGTGTAACAACTGATCAATGTGAATTTCACCTAGAATAATTAGAACCAGATGGGTTTTTTTCTCCAGGAAACTTGAGGATTAtttggaaatacattttaatttacagaTCAGTTGAAGTTTTATTAAATGAATCTCTCACTCATCTGTTTGTATGGGACCTAAAATGCCCCACCATCTCAGTGGGCTGTGAAATCAGGTATGTTTTTATATTCCCATATTATTACACCGTCTCACTCTTCCTCTTACACTTTATTACCTCGGTTCTTTCCAATTGTTCTTCTGTACTTTTGCTTTCCTGCAGCACAGGAAGGGATGAGTTCTGTTATAACAGCAGGAACCTTTTTTTGAGGATAAGCCTGGAGTTATCCCCAGAGacactgattaaaaaaagaaaaagattataACAAACTGACTATTACTCTTCTATTTGAACAAATACACCAGCCTGGAATCTGTGTAAAATCATGATTCCACCAGAGGATGATACAGACATGAGGCTGGATTCTGCCGTATCACTGTTGCCTCAGTGAAGATATTAACAGCTCTCCACTTTAACGTCCTCCTCAGTCTGACCTGCTGCAAGTTTCAAGACTGATCACTCGCACTTCAAAATTCCACAATTCAACTCgaagcagaaacacaaaagtCACATTGACGATTTCAGGGTTTTATTCTCCCGTTAATATTAGGGCAATtttattgcattaaaaaaaaaagtatatctGAAATATACAGATAACAGCTGTTGATTAGTaatttaatcaataaataaaagataatttctataaacaacatatttcaagttttttccgtgaataaacacaaacagtgggTGGCAGTTTACTGCCGTGTGGAATGAGTCTTGGACAAAAGAGTTCGATGTGATGAACGACCAGCAGCATGTTTGACATACCGATGTCTCGTCCTTTTAAGTAAtcagggaggacagaggagggcgAGTGTGTCCaccacaacacagcacaacacaacgGGCCTCAAGTCGGCCAGTTCAAAAtggaatcattttttttaaccaaagcaCAACACAAATGCAACCACAAGCTGTGGGAGTCATGTAAATTAGTTGAAAGTGAggggcatggggggggggaagcggcGGTTGGGTCAGTCCTCCGACAGCAGCCTGTGGAAATgatccttcctcttcttcagcaCCTCCCGACAGTCCTCCTGAAAAAACACAGCCAGAGATATTGGGACCGAACCATGAAGCCGGGGGTGGAAAGAGAGAGCGGgcagatgctgctgcagataAGCAGCAGTTTTATTCACAACTGCACTTTGACTGGAAAAGTGAGAGTGACTCACAAAGACTGTCTCTTCAAACAGTGATAATGAAACCAGGTTGAAACAAGCACGACTTGTTAAGGTTTGGGGCGTCTGTTTAACTTAAAGCTAAAGGCTataatatgttaaaaaaatatataattatttagtTGAAATATGCTCCAAAATATGTGGTGATAGAGAAGCTGTGAGCTGGGCAGCCTGTCAGCAGTGCACATATTCACTTAGAGTTCATGAGAACCTTCTGTCCCTCTAACCAACCAGAGAGACCTCAGCCAAGGAAGGAGGTTCGACACCTGAAGGCTGCTGCTACTCCTTCTGCACAGAGGCTTTAATCTAAACTTTCTTTAAATCATGAATGTGTCAGGTTCTTCAAACAACTGATGAGGTTGATGACAGAGAATATGTGAAGGGGACCTCAGGAACACGCTTCATTGTTTTCAATAAGACAGATGTAAGAGACGCTGAGGGAGATTTTCACAGTCGTGTCCAAACATAACTGATCTTTTAAACCATCTGATTAAATAAGTCATTAGATTCAGTTTAGAaaaccatttgtgtgtgtgatgatgtgacTGACGTACCGCTGCAGACAGTTTCTCCATGTAGGAGATGAGTTTGTGGAGCTCCCTGTCCGCTGACTCTCCTGACCAGCTCTTAATGGGAATCGTGTTCATCAGCTGTGGAAACAACAAAGACCTGTTAATTACATCACCTTTCACTGTGAAGAGGTCAGATGACACTGGGGCTTCAATGATAAGGTTTAATATATAACGTCACTCTGCAGTTCTTACGTGGTACGGGTAAGTGTGTGGTGCGTTGTCCAGGACCACGGTCTTAGCCAGGTCCCTCCCCAGGACGCTGAGGTCTTTGATGTAGTGGCCGAGGATGCAGGCGCAGTCGTCCTGAAACAGGCGATGTCTACAAGGATACAAAATTACAaggttaaaaacatttacactcGCTTCGGTGAACCACAGTCGCACCGTTACATGAAAGCCACAAACTAATGGTCCgaacacaaacagagcatgTGACGCTCACGAGTGCCGTCCACAGGTCAGTGCACTGCTCACGGCCGGGTCGGCAGCAGACTAACACGTGCCGGCCCAGTCTGACAAACCCGAGCAAatagtttatgaaacacaagTGGAGGAAGACGTCAGGGAGACATACCGAAACAGTTTCCTCTGCGGGTCCAGGACGTCCAGAATCTTCTCAGCGTATTCCTTCTTTGCACatgtgtaaacaaacagctggaagagaacacaaacagcagctggaacCGACTCCACACAAACCAGAGCTCAGTGTGCCTCGGGGCAACATGGACACTACATATACACTTCAATTTATTTTAGAGTTCAAAGGAAGATAAGAAAGTAATGGATTTAAATTGATTGAGCTGAATAGAAATAAACTAAAGGGGGAGTTCAACACAAACCTCATAGACTTTTGACATGGACTGAAGGAACTCTTTCAGATGTGGTCGAAGGATCATGTGCACCTGACGACAACAAAGAAAGATGAGAGTATAAATCAACTTGTGAATATATGTTCTCTCACTTTCTTCCCTTGTTCCTTTTATAACATCTAAACCTCTTTTTGACaaagcatttttaaataatcaaatttcATGCTGTAATGTAAATCTCTGGGTTTTTCAATACATTGATGAAAAAGTGATTTCAGTATTTTCAGAGATGAACAGAGACATTTTATTCTCTGCACTTTGTTACTACCCATCATTTCCCAAAATACGGCATGATAACAGATCAgttcaaatttgaatctggtttAATGAATATTAATCTGAATACGCCACGGAATATTTCAAAACTGTCTTGTTGACCATCTTTATGTTCAGCtaatgttttataatgtttattCCAACTgattacagaataaaaaaatcaaaaaaaaaaaattcacataaaAACTATAATAGTGACAACAAGTGTGAGCTGCAGCGTGCAGCCAGTGGTCACCTTGTATTGATTGTCCTGGAACGCCGTGTTGAAGGCGAACTCTGCTCCCTCGATCACGTTCAGAGAGCTGAACATCAGCGTCTCCTCCTGGAAGGACACAGATCAAGCTGACTTAGTCTACTTTACTTCCTTTAAGACTGATTTCTCCTTGTGTGTGCAATGGTGacagtgcacagacacacaaagaaaactgacAGTCTGACCATCCCACAGTAAAGTGGCCAGGCCTCCACTTGAAGGAACAAGTAACTTCACGATACAATCCAGTTGCGCTAGTTTTATTTCTTAACACCTGAAGTCTGGATCTATCTTGGCTCCACATTTGGTCTTGCAGTGTGACAGATGATGTTCTCTACAATGATTTGATTACACatcaaaaggggggggggggacagatttAAGACACATGGACATAAAAAAATACGTGTTTGAGGTGTGTTGAGAAAACAATACGCAGCGTTTGTTGGGGAACTTGTTTACCACTTAGGGCACGAtgatgttcatgtgtgtgactTGTTTTTCTCCATGTCCCGAGAGTAAGAATCCACGCAGAGGTCCACTCACCAGGTCGAGCACCAGCGTGGCCTCTGGAGTGCTCCTGGTCTTGGGGGGAATGTCTCTGAGTCGCGGTGGGGAATACTCAGACTGTGACGGTATGTTCTTGATGAAGGTAAAACTGGAAATGAAGTAACACTCTTAGGAACAGAAAGAATCAGTGACACCAGGAGAGTTGTGTGCAAAGTGCTGTTGAGTTCTGCAGGAGTCCATTATAATAGTTAAACTCACACatgacaaaacagctggaacaTTTTTAATTGACAGAACTAggtttctattcattttgcacCTAGTTGTTAGCTTTCTTTGTTAATGAAAAAACCACACTCAGCTTATTAACTATAAGTTCAATATCAGTTGTGTGGTGTGAGGTTGTAGAAACAGTAAGAGACATTTACTCACGGGTTGAAGATGACGTCCCCGTCCTCATCTCCGGCCAGAAGGTCATCGGACCCGAAACCGAATACACCTTGTTCTGGACTCAACAAAATGCTCTTTCCATTACGATTCGAATCtggacagagaaaaacaacatgtataAAAAGTGAGAAGCAAAAGAGCGTGAGCAGATTGAGCAAACAGGGAAACTTGATA
The nucleotide sequence above comes from Platichthys flesus chromosome 9, fPlaFle2.1, whole genome shotgun sequence. Encoded proteins:
- the ctdspl3 gene encoding CTD small phosphatase-like protein 3, whose product is MRLRSHKTTSPDTPRTNRRPAVKATPRRVRAPVPESPLPTKVEEPLDTESHHSDDEVPTMMRRRLPRGRARKRAIAVEDRETDLAFKTPVRPVLHPERILSEIDPGSPSNSTARNIYSPIVRFLTPSKENSNRNGKSILLSPEQGVFGFGSDDLLAGDEDGDVIFNPFTFIKNIPSQSEYSPPRLRDIPPKTRSTPEATLVLDLEETLMFSSLNVIEGAEFAFNTAFQDNQYKVHMILRPHLKEFLQSMSKVYELFVYTCAKKEYAEKILDVLDPQRKLFRHRLFQDDCACILGHYIKDLSVLGRDLAKTVVLDNAPHTYPYHLMNTIPIKSWSGESADRELHKLISYMEKLSAAEDCREVLKKRKDHFHRLLSED